The Pagrus major chromosome 1, Pma_NU_1.0 genome includes the window GGGCTGCATGGCCACGGTGCTGCACGACGCCATCATGAACCCAGCCGAAGGTAAAACCCACTTCTTAAATCAGCTCacctgactcacacacacacacacacctgtgctgtACCTTCTCCACAGTGAAGACTTACTCTTGGTCTAATTATAGAAGCTCTGCACCTCCTTCTAAGACCTTTATAGAAATGCCTCTGATGGTGTAATTCACCATCAGGACACTTGGGGGAGCTACAGACTCAGCTGTGTTACTTAAGAAACGCTGTGAACTGAGAGCAGAAATGACACTGCGACAaacttcttgtttgttttgagtcacataataataatcagttcttcttctctgtctcatTATGACATCATCTAAAATGTGCTCCCGGTGTTTTTCCTTGCTGatttcctctttctcccctctaCAGTTGTGAAACAGCGAATGCAGATGTTCAACTCTCCTTACCGTGGCGTGGTTGACTGCATGGGCTCCTTGTTGAGGCAGGAAGGCACTGCTGCTTTCTACCGCAGCTACACCACCCAGCTGACCATGAACGTGCCCTTCCAGGCGCTCCACTTCATGACATACGAGTACCTCCAGGAGCTCCTCAACCCCCACAGACAGTACAACCCTTCCTCCCACGTTGTGTCTGGTGCTCTGGCCGGAGCCCTGGCCGCCGCTGCCACCACCCCCCTCGACGTCTGCAAGACCCTCCTGAACACGCAGGAGGCTCAGGCCATACATGTGATCCAGGCCGAAGCAACGACGGCAGCCGGAGCGGTTGGAGCGGCCTCAGCCGCAGGCAGCCGCCACATCTCCGGCCTTGGCGAGGCGTTTCGGACTGTGTACAGGATGGGAGGCATGCCGGCCTTCTTTAAAGGCGTCCAAGCTCGGGTCATCTACCAGATGCCCTCCACAGCCATCAGCTGGTCCGTCTACGAGTTCTTCAAATACATCATCACCAAGCGCCAGCACGAGAGACGGCTGCGTGGAGATCGTGACGGAGACAAATAAACACCCGGCAGTAGGATTGGGTATCAGCAACACAAAGGTTTATCGCACCGTACCGATCACTGTCGTCGGTATTGAATTCTAAACATCTGACGGGTTGAACGGCTCAAGAATCTTCGATTCTTCGagcaaaatgtcaacttttattttgtttaccgAGATGTATTAAGCGCAGGCGGTCTGATCTAGTTCATAGCAGGTGAGAAAACGTACAACTGTTAGGAGACAACTTGTCCTTAAAACTGTAATAATACATTATTACTGACGGAAAAGGACGTGAAAGTTACAGACAGGAAGTCGTAGTTCCCTAAACTCGCCCCACTAAATTCAGATGCTTTAACTATTTTTCATGTTAGTGTTCAACTTGACAAACTCTTGTATTGGCTTTCAAAAAGCTCATTATTTATGGAGGGTAACGCACAGTCGAAGTAAAGTTGAATCTAAAAAGAAAACCTCACTTCCCCTTCAGCCGCCTACAGAGCAGTTTTGTTTCGGCCCAGAACTAAAAAAAGAGCTATGACTCCGAGGTTGAAGTGCTGACTTTGAGCTTTAATTCGAAGGTGTTTACACTCACTTCCACTGAACTGTGTAGAAATTGTagcatttttttatattaacttACCTCCCAGAAGGATTAAACAGGCTAGAAGTTCTACACTAATGACAAAGCTGTTAGTCAGCACTTTAGCCTCCGTAGTTACAACCCAGTGTGTCTGAGAAAATGTCATTCTTTCAAGTACTTCAGAACTGCTCTGTAAACCGGGTGCACAGCCCCTCTCTCAACCGCA containing:
- the LOC140993533 gene encoding mitoferrin-2-like gives rise to the protein MEADGFVSRRTSVETPGVESRWLGGRLMDATGGFVGSLSPRMSGEQDFAPMLHRAPPEPSTSAEPEIDYEGLPQGAATSTHMLAGSVAGIMEHCLMYPIDCVKTRMQSLHPEPGARYRNVMDALRQIVRTEGLWRPIRGVNVLAVGAGPAHALYFACYEKIKFTLSDAIHPGTNSHFANGVAGCMATVLHDAIMNPAEVVKQRMQMFNSPYRGVVDCMGSLLRQEGTAAFYRSYTTQLTMNVPFQALHFMTYEYLQELLNPHRQYNPSSHVVSGALAGALAAAATTPLDVCKTLLNTQEAQAIHVIQAEATTAAGAVGAASAAGSRHISGLGEAFRTVYRMGGMPAFFKGVQARVIYQMPSTAISWSVYEFFKYIITKRQHERRLRGDRDGDK